In Caldisalinibacter kiritimatiensis, the DNA window GTTGTAAATTAGATGATTTGGTAATAAGGTCATAATATTAATATAAAACAATTTAGGGGTTGGGCTCGAATAATTCAATTATTCAATCCTGACCTCTTTTCATTACACCTTATGAATGACAAAAAGTATGTTATATAATCAAATAAAGTTTTTGTATGTCCATATAATTGAGTTATAAAAAGTCAAGGGTAGAAAGCTAGCCCTTGACTTTAAAATTCTTTAGCAGTGATACTTGTGAAAAAATTTAAAAGTGCATCAAAAACTTTTTGTTTTTCCTTTTCAACAGTGATGTTATGACCACTTTCTTTTAAAAAAACTTTTGCTTTTTGTTTAGAGCTTACATTATTATACAATAGCTCAACACTTTTAATATCAACAGTTTCATCTTTAAGGGAATGCACTATAATTACTGGACAATTTATTTTTGGTAATTCTTTTCTAACAACTTTTGTTAGTTTATTTAATTCATGGACAGATTTTACAGGAAATTTATTATAACCTAAAAGGTATTTTGACTCTTCTTCTGTACGTTCCCTTTCTCCCCACTCAAAATATTTCATAAAGAATTTAGCTATAAAAGCTAATTTTGCTACTTTACTTTTAGTAACTAACGGTGGAGAAAGAAGACCTAGCTTATCAACAGGATAATTTTCAGCAATATACATTGCTAGTAGAGCTCCCATTGAATGTCCAATTACATAAACTTGTTCACATTTTTCCTTTAGATAATAATAACCATCTACAGCTGAGTCTATCCAATCTTTGTATGTACAATTTTCTAAATCTTCTACAGTGGTTCCGTGTCCCTTTAACTTTATTCCATAAACAGTACACCCACATTCATACAAAATTTCACCGAGTTCTCGAAGTTCAGCAGGCGTACTAGTGAAACCATGGATTAATAAGCAACCAATGCTATTACCTTCCAAAAAGTATTCGTCTTTTAAAGCAAAGTCATCCACAAAAACCCCCCCTAAAAACAACTTTATATTAATAATAAGACTTTTCTTGGCTAAATTCAAATAAAATTTTGATAATTCGGACAAAAAAAGAAAAATGGGAGTTAAGGTCAATACCTTTAACTCCATAGAGTTCTATAAAAATAAGTATTCAATTTCTTTAAAACAGTCAATTATATAATCAGGTTCTTTAGCTTCTAATTCTTCTCTGGTGTTAGAGCCAGTAGTTATAGAAATAATTTTAGCTCCTAGATGACGGGCAGTCATTATATCCAAAATTGTATCACCTATAACATATATATCATCAAAATCATTACCATAAATACTTTTTGCTTTCTTTAGAGCTGCTTCTGCTATATCAAATCTTCTAAGACCATCTTCACCAAAACCACCAGTAGGGAAATAATGCCATACATTTAACTTTTCTAATTTATAACGAGCACCGATACTAAGTTCTCCAGTAATTAATGAAAGCTTGTGATTAGTATTAGATAGCTTTTTTATCATACTTACTGCATCTGCATTTTCACGCCATACATCGGTTTCTTTAAATGCTTCTAATTGATTTTTATATAATTCTAAAAAAACGTTCCATTTTTCTTCAGAAAAGGCTTGTCCATGTTTATCTAAAACTTCTATAAAGACATCTTTATCAGATCTTGCAGAGGTGTCTACACCATTCATGCCATTTTCGACATTTAGTAAATTATCGATAGCCTTTTGATAAGGTATATCAGTTCTTTTATCTCTTTTTATAATAGTTCCGTTTATATCAAAAAATATCAGTGAACTCATTTTATCACCTCATATATTAATAAAATATTAATTGTATTGTAACATAAATATTAATTAGTTGCTAATAAGGGAATAAAAAATGGTAACAAGATTAAAATTCACCTAGATATTCTTCTAATGTAATATCATTTTCTGCAATATATTTTGCAACGTCTTTTCCTACATATCGGATATGCCAAGGCTCATAGTTATACCCTGTGATATGCTCTTTGTTTACAGGATAACGTATAATAAAGCCATATTTA includes these proteins:
- a CDS encoding alpha/beta hydrolase; protein product: MDDFALKDEYFLEGNSIGCLLIHGFTSTPAELRELGEILYECGCTVYGIKLKGHGTTVEDLENCTYKDWIDSAVDGYYYLKEKCEQVYVIGHSMGALLAMYIAENYPVDKLGLLSPPLVTKSKVAKLAFIAKFFMKYFEWGERERTEEESKYLLGYNKFPVKSVHELNKLTKVVRKELPKINCPVIIVHSLKDETVDIKSVELLYNNVSSKQKAKVFLKESGHNITVEKEKQKVFDALLNFFTSITAKEF
- a CDS encoding HAD family hydrolase — protein: MSSLIFFDINGTIIKRDKRTDIPYQKAIDNLLNVENGMNGVDTSARSDKDVFIEVLDKHGQAFSEEKWNVFLELYKNQLEAFKETDVWRENADAVSMIKKLSNTNHKLSLITGELSIGARYKLEKLNVWHYFPTGGFGEDGLRRFDIAEAALKKAKSIYGNDFDDIYVIGDTILDIMTARHLGAKIISITTGSNTREELEAKEPDYIIDCFKEIEYLFL